Below is a genomic region from Acidobacteriota bacterium.
TCCAGGCGCGGGTCCCCGAATACCCCCTGCCCCCGTCCGAGGCTCTGGAAATCACGCTGCAGGCCGCACGGGGACTGGAAGCCGCTCACGCTCAGGGAGTCGTCCACCGCGACATCAAGCCGGGCAATATCTTCATCACGCAAGAGGGCGAGATCAAGATCGTCGATTTCGGAGTGGCCAAGAAGGCCGTCCTGCAAGAAGCCGGCAGCGGCGATACCGGCACCCAACTGACCCGCGATGAAGGCGCCCTCATGGGCACGTTCGAGTACATGTCGCCCGAGCAGGCCCTGGGCAAGCCGGTGGACGGCCGCAGCGACTTGTTTTCGCTGGGCGTGGTGTTCTACGAGATGCTGGGGGGCAACCATCCCTTCCGCTCGCCGACCGTCGTCGCCACTCTCGACCGCGTCATCAACAGTCCGCCACAGCCCAGCGGACGTACGGTGGCGATTGCCCCCGAACTGCGCCGGATCGTGAGGAGGCTGCTTGAAAAAGATCCGTCCAACCGATTCTCATCGGCCCGCCAACTGATCGATGAGCTGGAGTCCTTCAAGGCTGGCAAGAGAAAGATGCTGGCGGCCCTGCCCGACCGGTTGCCCTCTAAGAGAGCCCTGGCGGTTTTGGCGCTGCTTCTCCTGGCGGCGCTGACGGCTTGGGGGGCCTGGCTGTGGTGGTCTGCCGGCGAGACGGCCCTTCCGGGTCCGTCGGCGGTTGCCCAGGCCAAGAGTCCGGTGGTGGGGGTCTTGCCGCTGGTCAACCTGAGCGGCGACTCTTCGCTCTCGAGGGTCGGACTGGGCATTTCTCATACCCTCATCACCAGTCTTTCCAATCTCGGCTCGGTCACCATGATCTCGCCCTCCACCACCCTCAGGCTGGGGACCGAAGAGAGAGGGGCGGCTCAGATCGCCCGCGACCTGGGTGCCGAATACCTGGTCACGGGGTCGGTCCAGCAGGCCAAGGACCGGCTGCTGGTGACGCTGCAGTTGAACAAGAACGACTCGGTGGTCTGGGGCGGAGACACCGAAGGCAGCCTGGAAGATCTTTTCGAGTTGCAGCACAGGCTGGCCCAGCAGGTGGCCAATGTCCTTCATCTGGCGCTGAGCGAGGACGACCGCAAGCGGCTGGAGATGCGACCGACCCTCGACAACGAGGCCTTCGCCGAATACCTGCAGGCCCGAGCCTTTCTGGAGCGGCCCGACGTTGAAGGCAATCAGCAGCGGGCCATTCAGCTCTTCCGCTCGGCCATCGAGCGGGACGAGTCCTTCGCGCTGGCCTATGCCGGGCTGGGAGACGCCTACTGGGCAATGTACGAAAAGACGCGGGATGCGGACTGGGCCGACAAGGCCCGTCATGCCATCCAGCGGGCGCTTCAGCTCGACCCGCAACGGCCCGAGGTGCGGATCTCTCTGGCGGTCATCTACGAGGGCACGGGTCAAAACGAGAAAGCTATCGAGGAGCTTCGAGGCGCCCTTCGCCAGCAGCCCAACAACGACGATGCCCATCGCCTGCTGGGCAACGTCCTCAAGGCCGAGGGACGGAGCGAGGAGGCCATCGAATCCTACCGTCAGGCCATTGCCTTCCGTCCCGACTACTGGGGCAACTACCGGGCCCTGGGGCTGGCCTACTTTGACGCGGGCCGTTACCAGGAAGCCATCACGGCCTTTCGGAGAATCACCGAACTCCAGCCCGACTCGGTGTGGGGATACCAGTCGGTGGGCGTGGCCCATCACGCGGCCGGCAACCTCGATGATGCCATCTCCTGGTATACGCGGGCTCTGGCTGAGGGTCCCAGCGCCGCCGCTTATTCCAACCTGGGGACGATTCATTACCGGCGGGGAGAGTTCGAAAAAGCCGCCCGCAACTACGAGAAGGCGCTGGAAATGCATCCAGCCCGGGTCACCACCCTGAGGAATCTGGGTGATGCCTACAGCCGCCTGGGCTTGGCTGAAAAGGCGGGCCAGTGCTACCAGCGCGCCATCGATCTGATTCAGGACACTCTGCAAGTTAACGCCAAAGATGCACGCCAGTTGGGTTTGATGGCGCTGCTGGAAGCCAAACTGGGGTGCCGCCAGGGAGCCGTCGGCCATGTCGACGAGGCAGTGGCCTTGGCGCCGGAGGACAGCCAGGTGCTCTATCGTCAGGCCGTCGTCCGCGCTCTCTGCGGCGACCGCGAAGCGGCCCTGCAAGCGCTGGCCAGCGCCCTGGAGCGAGGCT
It encodes:
- a CDS encoding tetratricopeptide repeat protein; this translates as MVGRTIGRYRIEERLGSGGMGVVYKASDTLLKRPVAIKVLADKEAFSADHLKRFLQEAQMASSLAHPNICTVHDYGELEGKPYFVMELLHGRSLQARVPEYPLPPSEALEITLQAARGLEAAHAQGVVHRDIKPGNIFITQEGEIKIVDFGVAKKAVLQEAGSGDTGTQLTRDEGALMGTFEYMSPEQALGKPVDGRSDLFSLGVVFYEMLGGNHPFRSPTVVATLDRVINSPPQPSGRTVAIAPELRRIVRRLLEKDPSNRFSSARQLIDELESFKAGKRKMLAALPDRLPSKRALAVLALLLLAALTAWGAWLWWSAGETALPGPSAVAQAKSPVVGVLPLVNLSGDSSLSRVGLGISHTLITSLSNLGSVTMISPSTTLRLGTEERGAAQIARDLGAEYLVTGSVQQAKDRLLVTLQLNKNDSVVWGGDTEGSLEDLFELQHRLAQQVANVLHLALSEDDRKRLEMRPTLDNEAFAEYLQARAFLERPDVEGNQQRAIQLFRSAIERDESFALAYAGLGDAYWAMYEKTRDADWADKARHAIQRALQLDPQRPEVRISLAVIYEGTGQNEKAIEELRGALRQQPNNDDAHRLLGNVLKAEGRSEEAIESYRQAIAFRPDYWGNYRALGLAYFDAGRYQEAITAFRRITELQPDSVWGYQSVGVAHHAAGNLDDAISWYTRALAEGPSAAAYSNLGTIHYRRGEFEKAARNYEKALEMHPARVTTLRNLGDAYSRLGLAEKAGQCYQRAIDLIQDTLQVNAKDARQLGLMALLEAKLGCRQGAVGHVDEAVALAPEDSQVLYRQAVVRALCGDREAALQALASALERGYSRSEAQLDDDLAALRGLPAYQRIIQTSPSKEGESP